Proteins from one Deltaproteobacteria bacterium genomic window:
- the mtnP gene encoding S-methyl-5'-thioadenosine phosphorylase, with protein sequence MAEPTLGVLGGSGLYDLPGLEGVERVGVDTPFGQPSDELVIGRLGGTRLVFLPRHGRGHRLLPTEINFRANVFALKRIGVEWIVAVSAVGSLRAEIAPGHVVVPDQFIDRTRQRQSTFFGRGVVAHAQFADPVCPNLSRVLAEAARAQGAAVHAAGTYVCMEGPQFSTRAESHLYRSWGAHVIGMTNLQEAKLAREAEICFATLALATDYDCWNTAHGDVKIEDVLRVLAANVDLARRTIARVAAALPARTGCPCPTALDHAIITERAAIPASVRRDLAPLLRRHL encoded by the coding sequence ATGGCAGAACCCACCCTCGGCGTCCTCGGCGGCAGCGGGCTCTACGACCTGCCCGGGCTCGAGGGCGTGGAGCGCGTCGGCGTCGACACCCCCTTCGGCCAGCCATCCGACGAGCTGGTGATCGGCCGCCTGGGCGGTACGCGCCTCGTCTTCCTGCCGCGGCACGGGCGCGGCCACCGCCTGCTCCCCACCGAGATCAACTTCCGCGCCAACGTCTTCGCGCTCAAGCGGATCGGGGTGGAGTGGATCGTGGCGGTGAGCGCGGTCGGGAGCCTGCGCGCCGAGATCGCCCCCGGGCACGTCGTCGTGCCCGACCAGTTCATCGACCGCACGCGCCAGCGCCAGAGCACCTTCTTCGGCCGCGGCGTGGTCGCGCACGCGCAGTTCGCGGACCCCGTCTGCCCGAACCTCTCCCGCGTCCTCGCCGAGGCGGCGCGCGCCCAGGGAGCGGCGGTGCACGCGGCCGGGACCTACGTGTGCATGGAGGGCCCGCAGTTCTCGACCCGCGCCGAGTCGCACCTCTACCGGAGCTGGGGGGCGCACGTGATAGGCATGACCAACCTCCAGGAGGCGAAGCTCGCGCGCGAGGCGGAGATCTGCTTCGCGACGCTCGCCCTCGCCACCGACTACGACTGCTGGAACACGGCGCACGGCGACGTGAAGATCGAGGACGTACTCCGGGTGCTGGCGGCCAACGTCGATCTCGCGCGGCGCACGATCGCGCGCGTGGCGGCCGCGCTGCCCGCGCGCACCGGCTGCCCGTGCCCAACCGCGCTCGACCACGCGATCATCACCGAGCGCGCCGCCATCCCGGCGAGCGTGCGGCGCGACCTTGCACCGCTGCTCCGGAGGCATCTCTGA
- a CDS encoding DUF1993 domain-containing protein, giving the protein MNHDDAIRLFAKTLQNLEQWMDKATAHAKAKSFEVDVLAQARLAPDQYPFVRQVQSACDQAKYAAAYLGGKPAPSHPDTEQTFAELRQRIRKCLGFLETVQAKDLAGAEERKVSPPWLGGKWLRGDDYLVQLALPNFFFHATMAYAILRHNGVDLGKMDYIGSIPTKEG; this is encoded by the coding sequence ATGAACCACGATGATGCCATCCGGCTGTTCGCCAAGACCCTGCAAAACCTCGAGCAGTGGATGGACAAGGCCACCGCGCACGCGAAGGCCAAATCCTTCGAGGTCGACGTGCTCGCACAGGCCCGCCTGGCGCCGGATCAGTACCCGTTCGTCCGCCAGGTGCAGTCTGCCTGCGACCAGGCGAAGTACGCGGCCGCGTACCTCGGCGGCAAGCCGGCGCCGTCCCACCCGGATACGGAGCAGACGTTCGCCGAGCTGCGGCAGCGGATACGGAAGTGCCTCGGCTTCCTCGAGACCGTCCAGGCGAAGGACCTGGCCGGAGCGGAGGAGCGGAAGGTGTCTCCACCCTGGCTCGGCGGGAAGTGGCTCCGCGGCGACGACTACCTGGTGCAACTGGCGCTGCCGAACTTCTTCTTCCATGCGACGATGGCGTACGCGATCCTCCGCCACAACGGCGTCGACCTCGGCAAGATGGACTACATCGGCTCGATTCCAACGAAGGAAGGCTGA